TAACACCATTTCGCCTTGATTTTTGCTATTATATTCTTATAATGGGAATATTGACGTTTTCAAAATTATTGCGCAGATTTCCATTATAAAAACATCATATCCTAACCTCCGAAAAAAGTCTAGCCCTTTCTCAAAAACACCCGTAATTCACTCATTCAAAATCGTTCGTTGTTCGTTATCAATTACTAATATTATTCGTTATCAATTGTCAATTGTCCATTATCAATTATCAATTAGATTATGTCTTTAGAGACAGCTAGCAGCACAAATACCAGTTCCCAGCGGGATCGCGAACCCGAATTGCAAAAGATGCGCGAAGAATTGCGCCCCGGACAACAAAGTTTAGCCGATTGGCAGGGTGGGGAACTCGCCGTCTCCGCCGTTCCCGGTTCCGGTAAATCTCACGGTATGGCGATCGCAGCAGCAATCGCGATCGCGCGCAACCGACTGCATCCCAAACGGCAACTCATTGTCGTCACCTTCACCCGTTCGGCAGCCGCCAGCATCAAAAGCAAAATCCGCGATCGCCTGCGCCAACTGCAACTGCCCGCTGGTGGCTTCGTCGTTCATACCCTGCACGGCTTAGCCCTGAACATTGCCTCCCGCCATCCCGACTTATCCCGCCTCAACCTCGAGAGTAGCACCCTAATCGCACCCAACCAAGGCCATCGACTGCTAAAAACCGCCGTAGATCGATGGATTGCGACTTATCCCTCGCGCTACAAAATCTTACTCGAAGGCAGCAATTTTGACGGAGAAGAAACGGAACGACTGCGGCGACAATCTGCCCTGCGAACCGAAATTTTACCCGGACTCGCCAACGCCGTCATACGCGAAGCCAAAAGTTCCGGGATTTTGCCCGAAGACTTATGGCGCATCAGCGAGAATGCGCGCGACGAATACAATATTCTCGCGATCGCAGCCGGATTGTACGAAGAATCCGAACGCCTGATGAAAGCGCGCAACTTCATCGACTACGACGACATGATTCTGGCAGCCTTGCGCGTCCTCGATAACCCCCATATTCGCCGACTGTGGCAGAACCAAATCTTCGCAGTATTTGAAGACGAAGCCCAAGACTCAACGCCCCTGCAAAGTCGGTTATTAGAAATTTTGGCAGCAGATGGAGAGGGGGAGAGGGGGAGAGGGGGAGAGGGGGAGAAGATTAATTTAGTGCGAGTGGGAGATCCCAATCAAGCGATTAACTCAACATTTACGCCCGCCGATCCGATTTACTTCAATCAATTTTGCGATCGCACCCAAGCAGAAAATGCCCTCGCCACCATGAATCAAGCCGGACGCAGCGCCCAAATTATCATCGATGCGGCGAACTTCATGCTGCGCTGGACGAACGAAAAATGGCAGGAAGAATTCAAAGTTCAAAATGTTAATTTTAAGGTGGATGCAACTCCAGCAACGCCCTTTCGGTTGCAAGATATTGCCCCCGTAGCCCCCGGAGACGCACAAGGCAACCCCGATCGCATCGGTAATGGCTTAGAAATCCGCATTCCCAACGACATTTACCACACCGTCGAACTGATGCGCGATCGCATCCTGCAACTCTATCAAGATAACAAAGACTACAGCAGCGCCATCCTCGTGCGCGAAAACCGCCAAGGACGCTTCCTCGCCGAACAACTCGCCCCCCTGCAACGCGAACATAAAATCCGCCTCTACGAAGTCGGCGAACTCGAACGCCACTCGCAAATTCCCGAAGAAATCCTCAAACTGCTACACTTCCTCGATCGCCCCCACTCCCCCGACGCGCTCAAAAGCGCCCTCGAAGTCCTCGAAGCACGCCAACGCATCCCCGCCCAAGATCTCAACCTCCTCGCCACCCAACCCGAACAATTCCTCTATCCCGGAATCCTCGATTCCCCCCAAAAACCCGCCGCCGCCCGCGCCAGTCGCTACTGTCGCAACCTCCTGCGCGCGCGCCTAGAACTGCCGCCTTACCACTTAATTTCCTTCCTGGGCATGACCTTACAATACCAGGGTTCCGAACTCGCCACCGTCCAAAAACTCGGCGATCGCATCGCGCACCAACTCAACCGCCAACACTCCCTCAAAGCCATCCTGGAAGCACTCGAAGAAATCGTCACCTCAGAACGTTTTGAAGGCGTAGAAGAAGACAGCGACGATCGCTATTCGCGCCCCGGGCAACTCACCATCATCACCATGCACAAAGCCAAAGGACTCGATTGGGATTGCGTCTTCCTGCCCTTCCTCCACGAAGATCTAATTCCCGGCAAACCCTGGATTCCCAACGCCGCCAAATTCCTCGGCGACTTCACCCTCGCCGAAGTCGCCCGTGCCCAAATTCGTACTGCCCTGCACCAACAATACCTCGAAGGCTACAGCGATGCCGCCCAATTGCCGCAACCCCTCGAAGCTTGGGAACAAGCCTGCAAGCTCAAAAAAGCCGAAGAATACCGCCTGCTGTACGTCGCCATGACGCGCGCTAAACGCTTGCTGTGGATGTCTGCCGCTCGCCAAGCACCCTTTAGTTGGGGCGGGTGGCAACCGGGCGGAAACTTGCAGGGAAAAATCCCCTGTCCGGTTATTCCTGCGTTGCTCCAGAAGTTTCCCGCCGCGAATTAGTCGGGACGTTGTATGCCGAAATCTCTGTCGGGACGTTGTATACAACGTCCCTACTTAAGGTTTTAAAAGATCCGCAGCACCCGGTTGAGGCAGAGTGGGGGGCTTATAGTTGCTCGGGTTGGGTTGGATGGGCGCAGAAGGCGTTGCAGCCGGTTGAGGAGTTGAGTTGGGCTGGGGAGTGGGTTTAAAAATTGCCACCAGTGCGTCGATTAATTGTTCGCGTTGCTTGCGGTTGAAACTGCGAACGACGGCAATATCTTTATCCATCGGATTTTGTTGCAGGGTAGTCGAACCCGGATAGAGATCGGCGCGCATCGGATCGTTAATCCCTAAATAGTCAGCTAGCGTAATTTTCCAATCGAAGCGGTATTGGGGAGAGCGAGTTTTGATGTAGAGGTGATAGCGAATCAAACGAGTTGCGAGCGAGTTGTTCGGGTCGATTTCTCCAGTTTCGCGACTGATATACTGATTTTCTCGGGGCAATTCGGGCAAGCGTTGATAGAGGGACGGCGCGAATTGTTCGGGTTGGATAAACTGCGCGATCGCGGGTTCAGTTAATGGGAGGCGATGGAGTAGCCCACCTCCCAATGCTAAGAGCAGTCCGAGTACCAATGCTGCCCCCATCCGGAGAAAGGACGAGTCAGGGGTGAAATTGCGATCGATAGGAGGGTGGCTGGGGGGCGTGCGGCGGGAATTAGCACTCATAAGGACTTCGTTTCGGGTGACGTTGCGATCGCAAGTTAATCGCCAATGATTTCGGGTTGCGTAATTTCGTCTGACATTTCAATCACCGCGCGAATGACGGGTTTCATCATTGGATCGTCGTTGATCTCAAAATCTTCGTAGCGGCGGCGCTTGGCTCGATTGGCAACTTGGACGGTGATGCGGTAGCGATTGGATGCTGCACCAATCAAGCGATCGGCGTGAGCCATAATTTGAGAGGAGTCAAAAGCAGGACGTTTGCTCGCCATGAATTTAATATTCTTTAAAGATTAGAGACTCGTTTTTTTAGGGATTTGTAGCCCTTGGTATGAAAATTAAGTGTAGCATTAATCCATACAAACGTTGTCCTGCGGGACAGTGCTGGAGTGCAGATCTCGGCAGCACATTGAGTTGATTTTCATGACTATCTCTCCCTCTCTAAGTTCGATCGCCCAACGTCTGGTTCGAGTCCGCGCGCAATTGCCCGCCAACGTTCGTTTAATTGCCGTCACCAAGCAGGTTTCGGTTGAAGCGATACGCGCTGCTTATGCTGCCGGACAGCGGGATTTTGCTGAAAGTCGCTTGCAAGAAGCCCTCCCCAAGCAAGAACAACTCCAAGACTGCCCCGACATTTGCTGGCATTTTATCGGCCACTTACAAAGCAATAAAGCCCAAAAAGTTTTAGAACATTTCCCGTGGATTCACACTTGCGATAGCTTGAAGCTGGCTCAACGCTTGGATCGCCTTGCTGAGGGTCTTGACAAAATCCCTCAGATATGCGTGCAAGTGAAAGTCTTGCCCGACCCTCAGAAATACGGCTGGAGCGTTCCGGAATTATTCGCCGATTTACCCGATTTAAACAACTGTCGCAATCTCGACCTTTGCGGATTGATGGCGATTTTACCCTTAGAACTTTCCCCCTCGGAAATGCTGTCGGCGTTTCAATCCGTCCGTACCCTCGGCGATCGCATCAATGACGAAAATTATCCCAATTTAAACATCCAAGAGTATTCAATGGGAATGTCCGACGATTACCCCCTCGCCGTGCAAGCGGGGGCAACAATGGTTCGTTTGGGGCGCATTTTGTTCGGCGACAGAGAGAATTAAAACTCAAGAATTACGCTCGATTGCCGACTCCCTAACCGTCGACCTTCCCCGATCGCACCCTCTTTTCATCCTAATTTACTGCCAACAGAGAAAAAATTAGCGCGGCTATAGCGGATCGAAAAATTTGGCAGTAATATAGCAATTAAATAAATCTAACTGCCTTGGGAAGCAGGGCGGCTGCGCGGGTTCTCCACCATGATGGAGATAAACGGTGCAAACCGAGAGACGCTGTGTAAGACCGAATTGTCCTCGTACAAAGAGGGAACGGCGAGTGAGACGCGAAGCCCTAATCGGTTGCGAAGCGGATTGGGGTACTTCACAATATGGTAAACTTCTACATCAATTCAGTTTCGATTGGGGTAGAAGCGAGGTAAAGTAAACACTGTTGCACCAGAGTGATGCGATTCGTCGAATTCCCCACTCCGGCAGCATCGAGTTTAAACCCAACTCGAAGCCCAACTGAGTTAATTCTTGGGTCAAGCTAGTTGCCTATGTCCAACACCATGTTGAGGAAGGGTGAATTGTGAACATTTTTACAAAGTTGAGAGATTTCGTCAGTCTGAATGAGACTGAGGATTACGAGTATTACGAAGATGAGGCGGAGGTCAACGAATATCCGAACAATTTGCAGGAAATTCCAACCGCCCCTCCCGAAGAGGATCGCAATCCTCGTCGTAGAAATCGCGATCGCACAATGGTAAATCCAGCAACAGATATGACAGCAGCAGCCCCTCGAAATAATGTTATCGGAATGCCGGGAGCGGCAGCCGGTTTGTCGGAAGTCGTGGTTTTTGAACCTCGCTCTTTTGAAGAAATGCCGCAAGTGATTCAAGCCCTGCGGGAACGCAAATCGGTCGTACTCAACCTAACGATTATCGATCCCGACGAAGCTCAGCGCGCTGTAGACTTCGTAGCTGGGGGAACTTACGCCATCGACGGCCATCAAGAGCGAATCGGGGAAAGCATCTTCCTATTCACGCCGAGTTGCGTTCAAGTCACGACGCAAGCTGGCACAATTCACGAAGTCCCTCAAGTTCCAGTTGCGCCCCGTCCCACAGTCGGACAAGCGCAAGTTTGGACTCGCGAAGACGCTCGTTTAGCGCAGTAGAGGAAAACGTGAGCGTTCGGTTCGGCTCGATCGGCGGCGGGGTAATGGGGGAAGCCCTTTTATCTCGCTTGATTGCTGCCAATTTCTGCGCGCCCGAATCGGTTCTCGTGAGCGAACCGTCGGCAGAGCGGCGCGAATTTTTGCAGCAGCGGTATGGGGTGGGGGTGACGGCAGATAACAGCGAGGCAGCCGCTTCGGATATCGTGCTGCTTGCCGTTAAACCCCAAGTCTTAGAACTCGTAGCCGTCGATCTTGCCGCAAAAGGAGGATTGAAACCAGGGGCGCTACTGCTCTCGATTTTAGCGGGAGTCTCGCTGGGTCGTTTGCGGGAAGCATTGGGCAAGGCGGCGATGGTTCGAGCGATGCCAAATCTTCCTTTAACGGTAGGGGAAGGAATGACCGCGATCGCGTCTAGCGCCGAAACAACCCCCGCTCAAATCCAGCAAGCGAAAGAAATTTTTAGCGCCGTCGGTCAAGTCGTGGAAGTGCCGGAATCGTTAATGGATGCGGTAACGGGACTATCGGGATCGGGGCCGGCGTTTGTGGCGATCGCGATCGAAGCCCTCGCCGATGGTGGCGTAAAAGCGGGCTTGCCTCGAGGGATTGCGTCCCAACTCGCCCTGCAAACCGTTCTGGGAACGGCGAAACTGCTGCAAGAAAGCGGCTGGCATCCGGCAGAACTGAAAGATCGCGTTACCAGTCCCGGCGGAACCACGATCGCGGGCGTAGCGGAACTCGAAAAAGGTGGATTGCGCTCGGCGCTCATTTCTGCCGTTGATAAAGCTTACGAGCGATCGCGAGAACTCGGACGCAGTTGAGGCTTGAGGCTTCATTTTTCGGTAAAGTTGGAATGCTATCACTGAATTGCTGTTTGCTGAGGACGAATGACTGACCCTCAACTCCCTCCTACAACTGCTCTAGCCCATCAACCCACTCGTCGGGCAGAAAGCGAAAACTGGTTTGAATATCCCATCCGCGTTCAGCCCCATCATACCGATTACGCCGGTCTCGTC
This Oscillatoria sp. FACHB-1406 DNA region includes the following protein-coding sequences:
- a CDS encoding ATP-dependent helicase, whose translation is MSLETASSTNTSSQRDREPELQKMREELRPGQQSLADWQGGELAVSAVPGSGKSHGMAIAAAIAIARNRLHPKRQLIVVTFTRSAAASIKSKIRDRLRQLQLPAGGFVVHTLHGLALNIASRHPDLSRLNLESSTLIAPNQGHRLLKTAVDRWIATYPSRYKILLEGSNFDGEETERLRRQSALRTEILPGLANAVIREAKSSGILPEDLWRISENARDEYNILAIAAGLYEESERLMKARNFIDYDDMILAALRVLDNPHIRRLWQNQIFAVFEDEAQDSTPLQSRLLEILAADGEGERGRGGEGEKINLVRVGDPNQAINSTFTPADPIYFNQFCDRTQAENALATMNQAGRSAQIIIDAANFMLRWTNEKWQEEFKVQNVNFKVDATPATPFRLQDIAPVAPGDAQGNPDRIGNGLEIRIPNDIYHTVELMRDRILQLYQDNKDYSSAILVRENRQGRFLAEQLAPLQREHKIRLYEVGELERHSQIPEEILKLLHFLDRPHSPDALKSALEVLEARQRIPAQDLNLLATQPEQFLYPGILDSPQKPAAARASRYCRNLLRARLELPPYHLISFLGMTLQYQGSELATVQKLGDRIAHQLNRQHSLKAILEALEEIVTSERFEGVEEDSDDRYSRPGQLTIITMHKAKGLDWDCVFLPFLHEDLIPGKPWIPNAAKFLGDFTLAEVARAQIRTALHQQYLEGYSDAAQLPQPLEAWEQACKLKKAEEYRLLYVAMTRAKRLLWMSAARQAPFSWGGWQPGGNLQGKIPCPVIPALLQKFPAAN
- a CDS encoding DNA-directed RNA polymerase subunit omega; translation: MASKRPAFDSSQIMAHADRLIGAASNRYRITVQVANRAKRRRYEDFEINDDPMMKPVIRAVIEMSDEITQPEIIGD
- a CDS encoding YggS family pyridoxal phosphate-dependent enzyme, producing the protein MTISPSLSSIAQRLVRVRAQLPANVRLIAVTKQVSVEAIRAAYAAGQRDFAESRLQEALPKQEQLQDCPDICWHFIGHLQSNKAQKVLEHFPWIHTCDSLKLAQRLDRLAEGLDKIPQICVQVKVLPDPQKYGWSVPELFADLPDLNNCRNLDLCGLMAILPLELSPSEMLSAFQSVRTLGDRINDENYPNLNIQEYSMGMSDDYPLAVQAGATMVRLGRILFGDREN
- a CDS encoding cell division protein SepF, whose amino-acid sequence is MVNIFTKLRDFVSLNETEDYEYYEDEAEVNEYPNNLQEIPTAPPEEDRNPRRRNRDRTMVNPATDMTAAAPRNNVIGMPGAAAGLSEVVVFEPRSFEEMPQVIQALRERKSVVLNLTIIDPDEAQRAVDFVAGGTYAIDGHQERIGESIFLFTPSCVQVTTQAGTIHEVPQVPVAPRPTVGQAQVWTREDARLAQ
- the proC gene encoding pyrroline-5-carboxylate reductase — encoded protein: MSVRFGSIGGGVMGEALLSRLIAANFCAPESVLVSEPSAERREFLQQRYGVGVTADNSEAAASDIVLLAVKPQVLELVAVDLAAKGGLKPGALLLSILAGVSLGRLREALGKAAMVRAMPNLPLTVGEGMTAIASSAETTPAQIQQAKEIFSAVGQVVEVPESLMDAVTGLSGSGPAFVAIAIEALADGGVKAGLPRGIASQLALQTVLGTAKLLQESGWHPAELKDRVTSPGGTTIAGVAELEKGGLRSALISAVDKAYERSRELGRS